Proteins encoded together in one Lathamus discolor isolate bLatDis1 chromosome 3, bLatDis1.hap1, whole genome shotgun sequence window:
- the ENTPD1 gene encoding ectonucleoside triphosphate diphosphohydrolase 1 isoform X2, with protein MSWTRKILLILGFLSTLAVIALIAVAVTQNKPLPKNIKYGIVLDAGSSHTNLYVYEWPAEKENDTGVVQQVEVCKVEGPGISGYSHATEKAGPSLAQCLRQAEDVIPSKQHEETPVYLGATAGMRLLSLENKSAADKVLSSVEKTLRSAPFNFQGARIISGQEEGAYGWITINYLLGNFKQSGWKKLLHSLTSISETSGALDLGGASTQITFVPNELSPESPENRLYFRLYGKDYLVYTHSFLCYGKDQALQQKLAEDLQTMENSSLLDPCFHQGYQRTINISDLFKTPCTSAKKKQFPFSQLYIQGEGDYQKCRRNIQKLFNKTNCPYSSCSFNGIYLPPLQGDFGAFSAFYFVMNFLNLTSEQSPAALDKVATTIESFCARPWHEVKTAYHQIKEKYLSEYCFSGAYILSLLENGYDFTENNWQRIHFLGKIGSSDAGWTLGYMLNLTNMIPAEEPAVPPLSYGSYVGLMVLCSLVLAAVLLFAWLLFHKPKCLQKGIV; from the exons ATGTCCTGGACAAGAAAGATTCTACTCATCCTGGGATTCCTCTCTACTTTGGCTGTAATTGCTTTAATTGCTGTAGCAGTGACCCAAAACAAGCCACTTCCGAAGAATATTAAG TATGGGATTGTGCTGGATGCGGGGTCGTCCCACACTAACCTGTATGTGTACGAGTGGccagcagaaaaagagaacGACACTGGGGTGGTGCAGCAGGTGGAGGTGTGTAAAGTCGAAG GCCCTGGGATCTCAGGTTACTCCCATGCCACAGAGAAGGCAGGTCCCTCTCTGGCACAGTGCCTACGACAAGCAGAAGACGTGATTCCTTCAAAGCAGCACGAAGAGACACCCGTCTACCTCGGAGCAACTGCTGGCATGCGGCTTCTCAG CTTGGAGAATAAAAGTGCAGCTGACAAAGTCTTGTCCTCAGTAGAGAAGACACTACGTTCAGCTCCCTTCAACTTCCAGGGTGCCAGAATCATCAGTGGTCAGGAAGAAGGAGCCTATGGATGGATCACCATTAACTACCTGCTGGGCAATTTCAAGCAG tctggCTGGAAAAAACTTCTGCATTCCCTGACATCCATAAGTGAGACATCAGGAGCACTGGACCTTGGAGGAGCCTCAACACAGATTACTTTTGTACCAAATGAGCTCTCTCCTGAGTCCCCAGAGAACCGGCTCTACTTCCGTCTCTATGGGAAGGATTACTTAGTGTACACTCACAGCTTTCTCTGCTATGGGAAGGACCAGGCTCTGCAGCAGAAACTGGCCGAGGATCTACAG ACCATGGAGAACAGCAGCCTCCTTGATCCATGCTTTCACCAGGGGTATCAGAGGACTATAAATATAAGTGACCTCTTCAAAACCCCTTGTACATCAGCCAAGAAAAAGCAATTCCCTTTCAGCCAGCTGTACATACAGGGAGAGGGAGATTATCAGAAGTGCCGACGAAACATCCAGAAACTCTTTAACAAAACCAATTGTCCTTACTCCAGTTGCTCCTTCAATGGGATATACCTACCTCCATTACAAGGGGACTTTGGG gccttttctgctttctactTTGTGATGAACTTTTTGAACCTTACCAGTGAACAAAGCCCAGCTGCCCTGGACAAAGTGGCCACCACCATTGAGAGCTTCTGCGCACGACCTTGGCATGAG GTGAAGACAGCGTATcatcaaataaaagaaaagtaCCTGAGCGAATATTGCTTCTCTGGAGCCTACATCCTCTCCCTCCTGGAAAATGGCTATGACTTCACCGAAAACAACTGGCAAAGGATCCACTTCCTTGGGAAG ATCGGCAGCAGCGATGCAGGCTGGACCCTTGGCTACATGCTGAACCTGACCAACATGATCCCTGCAGAGGAGCCTGCTGTACCCCCTCTTTCCTACGGCAGCTACGTGGGGCTTATGGTGCTGTGCTCCCTTGTGCTGGCGGCTGTGCTCCTGTTTGCCTGGCTTCTCTTCCACAAGCCCAAGTGCCTGCAGAAGGGGATTGTTTAG
- the ENTPD1 gene encoding ectonucleoside triphosphate diphosphohydrolase 1 isoform X1 encodes MDEPKVTGTKPKMSWTRKILLILGFLSTLAVIALIAVAVTQNKPLPKNIKYGIVLDAGSSHTNLYVYEWPAEKENDTGVVQQVEVCKVEGPGISGYSHATEKAGPSLAQCLRQAEDVIPSKQHEETPVYLGATAGMRLLSLENKSAADKVLSSVEKTLRSAPFNFQGARIISGQEEGAYGWITINYLLGNFKQSGWKKLLHSLTSISETSGALDLGGASTQITFVPNELSPESPENRLYFRLYGKDYLVYTHSFLCYGKDQALQQKLAEDLQTMENSSLLDPCFHQGYQRTINISDLFKTPCTSAKKKQFPFSQLYIQGEGDYQKCRRNIQKLFNKTNCPYSSCSFNGIYLPPLQGDFGAFSAFYFVMNFLNLTSEQSPAALDKVATTIESFCARPWHEVKTAYHQIKEKYLSEYCFSGAYILSLLENGYDFTENNWQRIHFLGKIGSSDAGWTLGYMLNLTNMIPAEEPAVPPLSYGSYVGLMVLCSLVLAAVLLFAWLLFHKPKCLQKGIV; translated from the exons TCACAGGTACCAAACCAAAGATGTCCTGGACAAGAAAGATTCTACTCATCCTGGGATTCCTCTCTACTTTGGCTGTAATTGCTTTAATTGCTGTAGCAGTGACCCAAAACAAGCCACTTCCGAAGAATATTAAG TATGGGATTGTGCTGGATGCGGGGTCGTCCCACACTAACCTGTATGTGTACGAGTGGccagcagaaaaagagaacGACACTGGGGTGGTGCAGCAGGTGGAGGTGTGTAAAGTCGAAG GCCCTGGGATCTCAGGTTACTCCCATGCCACAGAGAAGGCAGGTCCCTCTCTGGCACAGTGCCTACGACAAGCAGAAGACGTGATTCCTTCAAAGCAGCACGAAGAGACACCCGTCTACCTCGGAGCAACTGCTGGCATGCGGCTTCTCAG CTTGGAGAATAAAAGTGCAGCTGACAAAGTCTTGTCCTCAGTAGAGAAGACACTACGTTCAGCTCCCTTCAACTTCCAGGGTGCCAGAATCATCAGTGGTCAGGAAGAAGGAGCCTATGGATGGATCACCATTAACTACCTGCTGGGCAATTTCAAGCAG tctggCTGGAAAAAACTTCTGCATTCCCTGACATCCATAAGTGAGACATCAGGAGCACTGGACCTTGGAGGAGCCTCAACACAGATTACTTTTGTACCAAATGAGCTCTCTCCTGAGTCCCCAGAGAACCGGCTCTACTTCCGTCTCTATGGGAAGGATTACTTAGTGTACACTCACAGCTTTCTCTGCTATGGGAAGGACCAGGCTCTGCAGCAGAAACTGGCCGAGGATCTACAG ACCATGGAGAACAGCAGCCTCCTTGATCCATGCTTTCACCAGGGGTATCAGAGGACTATAAATATAAGTGACCTCTTCAAAACCCCTTGTACATCAGCCAAGAAAAAGCAATTCCCTTTCAGCCAGCTGTACATACAGGGAGAGGGAGATTATCAGAAGTGCCGACGAAACATCCAGAAACTCTTTAACAAAACCAATTGTCCTTACTCCAGTTGCTCCTTCAATGGGATATACCTACCTCCATTACAAGGGGACTTTGGG gccttttctgctttctactTTGTGATGAACTTTTTGAACCTTACCAGTGAACAAAGCCCAGCTGCCCTGGACAAAGTGGCCACCACCATTGAGAGCTTCTGCGCACGACCTTGGCATGAG GTGAAGACAGCGTATcatcaaataaaagaaaagtaCCTGAGCGAATATTGCTTCTCTGGAGCCTACATCCTCTCCCTCCTGGAAAATGGCTATGACTTCACCGAAAACAACTGGCAAAGGATCCACTTCCTTGGGAAG ATCGGCAGCAGCGATGCAGGCTGGACCCTTGGCTACATGCTGAACCTGACCAACATGATCCCTGCAGAGGAGCCTGCTGTACCCCCTCTTTCCTACGGCAGCTACGTGGGGCTTATGGTGCTGTGCTCCCTTGTGCTGGCGGCTGTGCTCCTGTTTGCCTGGCTTCTCTTCCACAAGCCCAAGTGCCTGCAGAAGGGGATTGTTTAG